Proteins encoded in a region of the Methanomassiliicoccales archaeon genome:
- a CDS encoding dihydrodipicolinate synthase family protein, whose amino-acid sequence MLTSADLKGIVVAIVTPFTVNDEVDTEGLERLARFYIESGVHGIMTTGGNGEFPHLLPYERKLVLETVIDAVRGKIPVIACTTACSVKETI is encoded by the coding sequence ATGCTTACATCGGCCGATCTCAAAGGCATAGTCGTTGCAATAGTTACACCCTTCACGGTAAATGATGAAGTGGACACAGAGGGTCTGGAAAGACTCGCGAGGTTCTATATCGAAAGTGGTGTACATGGAATCATGACTACAGGTGGCAATGGAGAATTTCCTCATCTATTGCCATATGAAAGAAAGCTCGTCCTTGAAACGGTCATCGATGCAGTGCGAGGAAAGATACCAGTTATTGCATGTACCACAGCCTGTAGTGTCAAGGAAACCATT